In the Leptospira sp. WS4.C2 genome, one interval contains:
- the ileS gene encoding isoleucine--tRNA ligase encodes MAKPETENPYSKTVLLPETSFPMKADLANREPGQIKIWKDKKVFQTMKEIRKSKPSFVLHDGPPYANGNFHVGHSLNKILKDIIVKSKSLAGFHADMIPGWDCHGLPIEVQVLKNLGKEARNTSPSDLRKKCREYATEFVGKQGEDLSRFLCFWEEDRKYLTMAPEFEARIVEVFGSLFEKGYIYKGKKPVYWCIDLATAHAEAEIEYQNHVSPSIYVKFAVKGEKDTYCLIWTTTPWTLPANLAICFNQDLDYSLFQSDTHGRLILADGLKEAVEQKTGITLTKIHSLTSADLGKMTFLHPFIERDSIPLFGNHVTLDAGTGCVHTAPGHGTDDYRVGTAAGLPPLSPVDDYGRYTDEFEMMKGIKIWDANPKIVDLLREKNALVHYSEFTHSYPHSWRSKKPLIFRATPQWFFSIDHAGLREESLKAIDKVQWIPDWGITRIRSMVESRPDWCLSRQRNWGVPIPSFTCKSCGFTHLDDKTIQHFIQIVKKEGIEVWYEREAKDLLPEGTKCSKCGSEELKQDKDILDVWFDSGVSSFAVFGDSLDREPADLYLEGSDQHRGWFQSSLWPSMAIRKKPPYKSVLTHGYVLDEKGHAMSKSLGNVINPTTDIINQYGADILRLWVSTQDFRDDVKIGKDSIKTVAEAYRKIRNTFRYLLGNTNAETLTWNLKKEDLEPIDRYYLHKLAKLNEDAKKLYENYHFHQVYHKVLVFCTVDLSQDYFEIIRDRMYCDAKDSKTRKSSEYALALILETLTKILAPILSFTTEEVWNEFGAKDSVFYSDFSDLTAWLDSDLESKFAPVFQTKEVVQKALEEARKLGKLGKSLEAEVLVLGDSLKQTGWNKEDLSLFFVVSEVTLEASGIREVFSEWKGEKDSIQIRKPLHHECPRCWRHVSQTEGTLCLRCEGVVSKLSTK; translated from the coding sequence ATGGCCAAACCAGAAACGGAAAATCCTTATTCTAAAACGGTTCTCCTCCCAGAGACCTCCTTCCCCATGAAAGCCGACCTGGCAAATCGGGAACCTGGTCAGATTAAGATTTGGAAGGATAAAAAAGTCTTCCAAACCATGAAGGAGATTCGTAAATCCAAACCTTCGTTTGTATTACACGATGGACCCCCTTACGCCAATGGAAATTTCCATGTAGGCCACTCTCTCAATAAAATTCTAAAAGATATCATTGTTAAATCCAAATCACTTGCGGGCTTTCACGCAGACATGATTCCTGGATGGGATTGCCATGGTCTTCCCATCGAAGTACAGGTGTTAAAGAATCTTGGCAAAGAAGCGAGGAACACAAGTCCGAGCGACCTTAGAAAAAAATGCCGCGAGTATGCAACAGAATTTGTTGGCAAACAAGGGGAAGACCTCAGTCGGTTTTTATGTTTCTGGGAAGAAGATAGAAAGTATCTCACCATGGCTCCGGAATTTGAAGCAAGGATTGTGGAAGTTTTTGGATCTCTTTTTGAAAAAGGATATATCTACAAAGGAAAAAAACCTGTGTATTGGTGTATTGATCTAGCGACAGCTCACGCAGAAGCTGAAATCGAATACCAAAACCATGTTTCACCTTCCATCTATGTAAAGTTTGCTGTGAAGGGCGAAAAAGATACCTATTGCCTGATTTGGACCACAACTCCTTGGACACTTCCTGCAAACCTTGCCATTTGTTTTAATCAAGATTTGGACTACTCTCTTTTCCAGTCGGACACTCATGGTAGGCTCATCCTTGCGGACGGCTTAAAAGAAGCAGTAGAACAAAAAACGGGAATTACACTCACAAAAATTCATTCTTTAACAAGTGCAGATCTGGGAAAGATGACCTTCTTACATCCGTTTATCGAGAGAGACTCCATTCCTCTTTTTGGAAACCATGTCACTCTCGATGCGGGAACGGGTTGTGTCCACACAGCTCCTGGCCACGGAACAGACGACTACCGTGTGGGAACTGCGGCAGGCCTTCCTCCTCTTTCTCCAGTAGATGATTACGGCCGTTATACGGATGAATTTGAAATGATGAAGGGAATCAAAATTTGGGATGCTAATCCTAAAATTGTGGACCTCCTCAGAGAAAAAAATGCACTCGTCCACTATTCTGAATTCACTCACTCCTATCCTCATAGTTGGAGGAGTAAAAAACCTCTGATCTTTCGGGCCACACCACAATGGTTTTTTTCCATCGACCATGCGGGGCTTAGAGAAGAATCATTGAAGGCCATCGACAAAGTTCAGTGGATTCCCGATTGGGGGATCACTCGGATTCGTTCCATGGTGGAATCGAGACCTGACTGGTGTTTGTCGAGACAAAGGAATTGGGGCGTTCCCATTCCCTCTTTTACTTGTAAGTCTTGTGGGTTTACCCATTTAGATGACAAAACCATCCAACATTTCATCCAAATTGTGAAAAAAGAAGGAATCGAAGTTTGGTATGAAAGAGAAGCCAAAGACCTTTTGCCTGAAGGAACCAAATGTTCCAAATGCGGATCGGAAGAACTCAAACAAGACAAAGATATTTTGGATGTTTGGTTTGACTCTGGCGTTTCCAGCTTTGCTGTGTTTGGTGATTCTCTGGATCGCGAACCCGCTGACTTGTATTTGGAAGGTTCCGACCAACATAGAGGTTGGTTCCAATCTTCTCTTTGGCCGTCTATGGCGATCCGAAAAAAACCACCCTATAAATCTGTCCTTACCCACGGTTATGTGTTAGATGAAAAAGGACATGCCATGTCTAAATCCCTTGGGAATGTCATCAATCCCACAACGGATATCATCAACCAATACGGGGCCGATATCCTAAGGCTTTGGGTTTCGACCCAAGACTTTAGAGACGATGTCAAAATCGGTAAAGACTCGATCAAAACGGTAGCCGAAGCCTATCGCAAAATTCGAAACACATTCCGGTATCTGTTAGGCAATACAAATGCAGAAACTCTTACATGGAATCTAAAGAAAGAAGACTTAGAACCTATCGATAGGTATTATCTGCATAAACTGGCAAAACTTAATGAAGATGCCAAAAAACTCTACGAGAACTACCACTTCCACCAAGTGTATCATAAAGTTTTAGTGTTTTGCACAGTGGATCTTTCACAGGACTATTTCGAAATCATCCGGGACAGAATGTACTGTGACGCCAAGGATTCAAAAACAAGAAAGTCTTCTGAATATGCACTGGCTTTGATTTTAGAAACCCTAACAAAAATCTTAGCACCTATCCTATCTTTCACAACAGAAGAGGTATGGAATGAATTTGGAGCCAAGGACTCTGTTTTTTATTCTGACTTTTCCGACTTAACCGCATGGTTGGATTCGGATTTAGAATCCAAATTCGCACCAGTGTTTCAAACCAAGGAAGTCGTACAAAAAGCCTTAGAAGAAGCAAGAAAATTAGGAAAACTAGGAAAGTCTTTGGAAGCGGAAGTTTTGGTATTAGGTGACTCTCTGAAACAAACTGGCTGGAACAAAGAAGACTTAAGTCTCTTCTTTGTGGTATCCGAAGTGACATTAGAAGCTAGTGGCATCAGAGAAGTTTTTTCAGAGTGGAAAGGGGAAAAGGATTCCATCCAAATCCGTAAACCTCTACACCACGAATGCCCACGCTGTTGGCGTCATGTTTCACAAACAGAAGGAACACTTTGTCTTCGGTGCGAAGGAGTGGTTTCTAAACTTTCAACAAAGTAG